A section of the Spirosoma pollinicola genome encodes:
- a CDS encoding SDR family oxidoreductase — MSNENQFTRRQVIGGIGSGLAASVMGPSVLANAEPNVTTTTAPAPLVDPTTKYPKPPFKAQPQPWPGLASKMDPRPDHGETSYKGSGRLLGRKALITGGDSGMGRAAAIAYAREGADVAINYLPAEESDAKEVIELIKKEGRKAVAIPGDIRDEAFCKRLVDEAVKGLGGLDILVSNAARQQSRESILDVTSEDFDATMKTNIYAPFWIIKAALPHMPAGSAIIGTTSEQAYDPSPNLYDYAQTKAATMNFVKSLAKQLGPKGIRVNGVAPGPIWTPLQPSGGATQEKLKTFGGNTPLGRPGQPVELASIYVQLAASDGSYATGQVYGAAGGGGQP; from the coding sequence ATGAGTAATGAGAATCAGTTTACCAGACGCCAGGTTATTGGTGGTATTGGCAGCGGCTTGGCGGCTTCCGTAATGGGCCCTTCGGTATTGGCAAATGCGGAGCCAAACGTAACAACGACGACAGCGCCCGCACCGCTTGTCGATCCAACCACAAAATACCCCAAGCCTCCGTTTAAAGCCCAGCCGCAACCCTGGCCGGGCCTGGCCAGTAAAATGGACCCTCGTCCCGACCATGGGGAGACTAGCTATAAGGGTTCGGGACGCTTACTTGGACGCAAAGCCTTAATTACCGGCGGAGACTCGGGAATGGGACGGGCAGCCGCTATTGCCTACGCTCGTGAAGGAGCAGATGTCGCCATTAACTACCTGCCAGCCGAGGAATCCGACGCTAAAGAGGTAATTGAGCTGATCAAAAAAGAAGGCCGTAAGGCGGTTGCCATCCCCGGCGATATTCGTGACGAAGCCTTCTGCAAACGATTAGTCGATGAAGCGGTGAAAGGATTGGGTGGGCTGGATATCCTGGTGAGCAATGCCGCCCGCCAGCAAAGTCGCGAATCCATTCTGGATGTAACGTCCGAAGACTTCGACGCGACGATGAAAACCAATATTTATGCCCCCTTCTGGATCATCAAAGCGGCCTTGCCCCATATGCCAGCCGGATCGGCCATTATTGGTACAACCTCCGAGCAGGCTTATGACCCTTCGCCTAATTTGTACGACTACGCGCAAACGAAAGCCGCGACAATGAATTTTGTCAAGTCCCTGGCTAAACAACTCGGTCCTAAGGGTATCCGGGTGAATGGCGTGGCCCCAGGTCCAATATGGACGCCCTTACAGCCTAGTGGTGGTGCTACGCAGGAAAAACTAAAAACCTTTGGTGGTAATACGCCACTTGGTCGACCTGGGCAACCTGTCGAACTGGCGTCTATTTATGTCCAACTGGCAGCTAGTGATGGCAGCTATGCCACAGGTCAGGTGTACGGAGCTGCCGGTGGAGGTGGACAGCCCTAG
- the tpx gene encoding thiol peroxidase, whose translation MTSIKNSIHAYKVLFLGLAGLFITGISLGQTTGTAVTLGGKTIHTVGKLPALGTPVKDFTLTGIDLMDKTLADYKGKYVIMNIFPSVNTGVCSKSVRKFNEDAAGLKNTTVLCISKDLPFAQKAFCGAEGIKNVVMLSDFRTDFGQSYGVQIADGPMKGLLSRAVIVVNPEGKIVYEQQVPEIGQEPDYSAAIAAIK comes from the coding sequence ATGACCAGTATTAAAAACTCCATACACGCTTACAAAGTCCTTTTTCTGGGACTTGCAGGACTATTCATTACAGGTATTTCGCTAGGGCAAACGACAGGCACGGCCGTTACGCTGGGGGGTAAAACAATTCATACCGTTGGTAAACTGCCCGCTTTGGGAACACCGGTCAAAGATTTCACATTGACCGGTATTGATCTTATGGATAAGACATTAGCCGATTATAAAGGCAAATATGTAATCATGAATATTTTTCCGAGTGTGAACACCGGTGTTTGTTCCAAATCGGTACGGAAGTTTAATGAAGATGCGGCTGGACTAAAAAACACAACTGTACTCTGTATTTCCAAAGATCTGCCTTTTGCCCAAAAAGCTTTTTGTGGGGCGGAAGGTATTAAAAATGTCGTGATGCTGTCTGATTTCAGAACTGATTTTGGCCAATCTTATGGGGTGCAAATTGCTGACGGACCCATGAAAGGCCTGTTAAGTCGTGCTGTAATCGTAGTGAATCCCGAAGGAAAAATCGTCTATGAACAGCAAGTGCCGGAAATAGGGCAAGAGCCTGATTACTCGGCCGCTATCGCTGCCATCAAATAG
- a CDS encoding DUF2147 domain-containing protein, producing MKSLSYRNKLWVVFLPFLLIGAKADQPADQLLGHWLFPSRGSSVNIFRIDNQYFVRVADVDQAGEKNFGLVKDAVIIRNLKYDGQVWSDGQLVHPKSGIKLSVEVSMTDPQAIDVIVYKGIKLLHRKFTMTRK from the coding sequence ATGAAGTCGTTATCATATCGAAACAAGCTTTGGGTAGTCTTTTTACCCTTCCTGCTGATAGGAGCCAAAGCCGATCAGCCGGCCGATCAGTTGTTGGGGCATTGGCTGTTCCCTTCCAGGGGGTCCAGCGTCAACATCTTCCGGATAGATAATCAATATTTTGTCCGTGTCGCGGATGTTGACCAGGCTGGCGAGAAAAATTTTGGCCTCGTCAAAGACGCCGTTATCATTCGAAATCTGAAATATGATGGACAGGTCTGGTCCGACGGGCAGTTAGTCCATCCTAAATCAGGCATTAAATTAAGCGTCGAAGTATCCATGACGGACCCCCAGGCCATCGACGTAATTGTGTACAAAGGCATCAAACTGCTTCACCGCAAATTCACCATGACCCGAAAATAG
- a CDS encoding tetratricopeptide repeat protein, whose translation MKTHVHILTLLSLTGAMLTRPALAQTPAPDATTLMNLGRFDEAKQLLVRNAQQNPSLQTNFDAGYGYLRAGQPDSARIWFSKGIPMDEKRVPLNQTGSALTFLVQKDSANAGAKLAEVISKSKGKNADILYRIGEAYTGYLTPGNGSIKPLYPKAVNATKAIEYLNRAVERDKKNPAIQLALGDAYYLNKDAGTAVTRYESALELGMNPSRVYQRIGDIYWQGRNLNLAVENYKKAIDANSSYSPAYNQLAELYFLVNRYKEAASYIDQYVNVSKDKRQETLLRQAQFHFLAKDYQRAVNLIDSNRTVLAQNPIVYRIEGWAYSSLKEPQKAIQNLTTFLEKAPEKAMSDDYKYLGKAYLANEGFANDSLKAMNDSVGITYLAKAAPFDTTDNLYSEIAKYYYRSKKHPEAVATLDSAAKHGFKADVQDLFRYGMSNYTLGFGRDSLGKLVRDTVRFAMADSALALAQKQTPDYAPTVLYRAKANYYAYTPEESVLNGKAKPYFEQFITMVADKPEERNRYKKDLALAFKYMISYNELVTKDEAARSEWLKKGLELLPENKDLAKIATAETDNQ comes from the coding sequence ATGAAAACGCATGTTCATATTCTGACTTTATTGAGCTTGACCGGCGCTATGCTGACCAGGCCAGCCCTGGCGCAAACGCCTGCTCCCGATGCAACGACCCTGATGAACCTGGGGCGTTTCGATGAAGCCAAGCAGTTGCTGGTTCGAAATGCGCAGCAAAACCCATCCCTTCAAACTAATTTCGATGCAGGTTATGGTTACCTCCGGGCCGGACAGCCCGACTCAGCCCGCATCTGGTTTTCTAAAGGAATTCCGATGGATGAAAAACGGGTTCCGCTCAATCAAACGGGCTCAGCACTCACGTTCCTTGTTCAAAAAGATTCGGCCAACGCTGGTGCGAAACTGGCCGAAGTGATTAGCAAAAGCAAAGGCAAAAATGCCGATATTCTATACCGGATTGGCGAGGCTTACACAGGCTATCTAACCCCCGGAAATGGGTCAATCAAACCGCTTTACCCCAAGGCGGTCAATGCCACGAAAGCCATTGAGTACCTGAACCGGGCGGTTGAGCGCGACAAGAAAAACCCCGCTATTCAGTTAGCCCTTGGCGATGCCTATTACCTCAACAAAGATGCCGGTACTGCTGTAACCCGCTACGAAAGTGCCCTTGAGCTTGGTATGAATCCATCTCGTGTGTATCAACGCATTGGGGATATTTACTGGCAGGGCCGGAACCTCAACCTGGCTGTCGAGAACTACAAAAAAGCCATCGACGCCAACAGTTCGTATTCTCCGGCTTATAACCAATTGGCCGAATTGTATTTTCTGGTAAATCGCTACAAGGAAGCAGCCAGCTATATCGATCAGTATGTAAACGTATCGAAAGACAAGCGTCAGGAAACGCTGCTGCGACAGGCACAATTCCATTTTCTGGCCAAGGATTATCAGCGAGCCGTGAATCTGATTGACAGCAATCGAACGGTATTGGCCCAAAATCCAATCGTCTATCGAATCGAAGGCTGGGCCTATTCGTCATTGAAAGAACCGCAGAAAGCAATCCAGAACCTGACTACGTTTCTGGAAAAAGCCCCCGAAAAAGCCATGTCCGACGATTATAAATACCTCGGTAAGGCTTATCTGGCCAACGAGGGATTTGCCAATGATTCACTAAAAGCTATGAACGACTCCGTTGGAATAACCTATCTCGCCAAGGCCGCTCCTTTCGACACGACGGATAATCTGTACAGCGAAATTGCCAAATACTATTATCGGTCCAAGAAACACCCCGAAGCCGTAGCCACACTCGATTCGGCGGCCAAACACGGCTTTAAAGCCGATGTGCAGGACTTGTTCCGCTATGGCATGAGCAACTACACACTGGGCTTCGGGCGCGACAGTCTGGGAAAATTAGTGCGCGATACCGTTCGGTTTGCAATGGCAGATTCTGCCCTGGCACTTGCCCAGAAACAAACGCCGGACTATGCACCAACCGTGCTTTACAGGGCCAAGGCCAACTACTATGCCTACACGCCTGAAGAATCTGTTCTTAATGGAAAGGCAAAACCCTATTTCGAGCAGTTTATTACGATGGTAGCCGATAAACCTGAGGAGCGAAACCGGTACAAAAAAGATCTGGCCCTGGCCTTCAAATACATGATTTCATACAACGAGCTTGTCACGAAAGACGAGGCCGCCCGCAGTGAGTGGCTCAAAAAAGGGCTTGAATTGTTACCAGAAAATAAGGATCTAGCCAAAATCGCTACGGCCGAGACTGATAACCAGTAA